Proteins co-encoded in one candidate division TA06 bacterium genomic window:
- a CDS encoding T9SS type A sorting domain-containing protein: MRMTARMKSHRRSFSQKSNTLLAASVVLLFGIEAAASVLNVPLDYPTIQEALDAAARGDTVKVAPGIYNEDVTISKPLVLWGAGSSVTTVAGGEAQRAVKLETDSALVRGFRVQSSKGVGVYVFGDNNVIEEMEILNSSLGIEVETPYQNTVIQNNIISNNTHGVFLRHESGGSFIIDNVITLNDGGIALMRSSFNTILNNTISNSSYDGVILRRSKHNTIKGNLLEGNVRHGFHISHFSDSNFVLKNRVVGVDKNSGYGFHFDHGISNVICGNFVSNYEIGVWIYRHNSDEIISENTIVNNQFGLVLDVVETNMVYHNNFVENEVQVFDHFPSLNDWYHPVLLEGNFWSDYQGSDDGSGSGKHSIAGDGIGDTDIPHPGADFDFYPFMDRNGWRPPKSVKEEALDELAELIESVAHPKIRKHIEHAFRELEKTLPYFSDNWHITKPSRVFVHEKKVTKEVRKASRSAKKYDIPDFEGVISKLREIALFMVEADSLLAGKAIREAEACPGAKEKEIKKAKKEMTKAYAELNKVDKSMRKLGIEWYKYDKAINHFKHAYKHAHKAVKKKRALLAATPSSPPFVLQSAVSPNPFHENTAIRYQLSGAGKTIPVCLNIYDLTGRVIRTLVDERQDPGEYTVQWRGKDRDGRQVAGGVYFYRLTAGDLVSTKKMVLMR; encoded by the coding sequence ATGAGAATGACTGCTCGGATGAAGAGTCACCGGCGGAGTTTCAGTCAAAAGAGTAACACGCTGCTGGCTGCCTCCGTAGTCCTGCTTTTTGGCATTGAGGCCGCGGCATCGGTTCTCAATGTCCCCTTGGATTATCCCACAATCCAGGAAGCCCTTGATGCCGCGGCTCGCGGAGATACAGTAAAGGTTGCCCCGGGAATCTACAATGAAGATGTGACCATTTCAAAGCCCTTAGTACTCTGGGGTGCTGGGAGTTCTGTGACCACAGTTGCTGGAGGTGAAGCCCAGAGGGCAGTGAAGCTAGAGACAGACAGCGCTTTGGTTAGAGGATTTCGCGTTCAGAGCAGTAAGGGCGTAGGTGTCTATGTCTTTGGAGACAACAATGTCATCGAGGAAATGGAGATCTTGAATAGCTCACTCGGGATCGAAGTAGAAACCCCATATCAAAACACTGTTATCCAAAACAACATCATTTCAAACAATACTCACGGGGTTTTTCTGCGCCATGAGTCCGGCGGCTCCTTCATCATAGATAACGTAATTACTTTGAATGACGGAGGTATTGCGTTGATGCGATCCTCTTTCAACACGATACTAAACAACACAATTTCGAATAGTAGTTATGACGGAGTCATACTTCGCAGATCAAAACATAACACCATTAAGGGCAACCTGTTGGAAGGGAATGTGAGACATGGTTTCCACATCAGCCATTTTTCTGACAGCAACTTCGTTCTGAAGAACCGGGTCGTAGGAGTAGATAAGAATTCCGGGTACGGTTTCCATTTCGATCATGGAATTTCGAACGTCATTTGTGGAAATTTCGTATCTAACTACGAGATTGGCGTATGGATCTATAGACATAACAGCGACGAAATTATCAGTGAGAACACAATTGTCAACAATCAATTTGGCCTTGTTTTGGATGTTGTTGAAACGAATATGGTGTATCACAATAATTTCGTTGAGAATGAGGTCCAGGTATTTGACCATTTCCCTTCCTTGAACGACTGGTATCATCCCGTACTGCTAGAGGGAAACTTCTGGTCGGATTATCAGGGATCAGATGATGGGAGCGGCAGCGGCAAACACTCTATTGCAGGGGACGGGATAGGGGATACCGACATCCCCCATCCCGGTGCAGATTTCGATTTCTATCCTTTTATGGACAGAAACGGGTGGAGACCACCAAAGAGTGTGAAAGAGGAGGCGTTGGATGAATTGGCTGAGCTTATTGAATCCGTAGCTCACCCTAAGATTCGCAAGCATATTGAACATGCCTTTCGGGAGTTAGAGAAGACTCTTCCCTATTTCTCAGACAACTGGCACATTACCAAGCCCTCACGTGTATTTGTCCATGAGAAAAAGGTCACAAAGGAAGTGAGAAAGGCGTCCCGGTCCGCAAAGAAATACGACATCCCTGATTTTGAAGGGGTGATCAGCAAGCTCCGTGAGATTGCTTTGTTTATGGTGGAGGCGGACTCCCTCCTAGCCGGGAAAGCAATCAGGGAAGCGGAAGCCTGTCCAGGGGCCAAGGAAAAGGAGATCAAGAAGGCAAAGAAGGAGATGACCAAGGCCTATGCAGAGCTGAACAAAGTAGACAAGAGTATGCGAAAGCTCGGCATCGAGTGGTACAAATATGACAAAGCAATCAATCACTTCAAACACGCCTACAAACATGCCCACAAGGCTGTGAAGAAAAAGCGTGCGCTTCTTGCTGCCACTCCTTCATCTCCGCCTTTTGTGTTGCAGTCCGCTGTAAGCCCAAACCCTTTCCACGAAAACACCGCTATTCGCTACCAATTATCGGGTGCTGGAAAGACGATTCCTGTCTGTCTAAACATATATGACCTCACGGGCAGAGTTATAAGGACTCTTGTGGATGAGCGCCAGGATCCGGGAGAGTACACAGTTCAGTGGAGGGGCAAGGATAGGGATGGACGCCAGGTTGCAGGCGGGGTCTACTTCTATAGACTTACAGCCGGAGACTTGGTATCCACGAAAAAGATGGTTCTTATGCGCTGA
- a CDS encoding WD40 repeat domain-containing protein: MPKGQKAVLVIGVLGLCLTHAALLAHAEDIEKKQEKINVRLVWKSVHADRFIPDRKTFPPPEIQAEIESESTSEVAKRFLINTLREQVAKHDRLVFFEDGKVMDVKEQGHHYLLFSPGGKYVGFGGGTKGMTEEELGRVGYVGEWGPITQFILMTVQGEFLWKKVRVFAPIRILENGEVAVSHRTVGGDRGLILYSLTGDTLFDLPKQEATKPSRYADNSEKPIYAHLDKGYLWVFAVGGKVLLKGKLEGIGAWSVDLSDDGRYIFLDGRKAGAPRFPHTEWLLDQRGRIIREFSFRAPSVLDFSPDGDFLAILDDGKLRLIECSAGQIRREISAEEKGDYLVNTEISAKGNLVLLRNILIEDRNFGVISWRLRIFDNAGNVVWQETFPSKDRWGHGGTFMADDGSYFFANSDNSLYCYAVVRQRMQH, encoded by the coding sequence ATGCCTAAAGGACAGAAAGCTGTGCTTGTAATAGGTGTACTGGGTCTCTGCCTGACACATGCTGCCCTGCTTGCCCATGCTGAAGATATCGAGAAGAAACAGGAAAAAATCAACGTTAGACTTGTATGGAAGAGCGTACACGCTGATAGATTCATCCCGGACCGAAAAACCTTTCCTCCCCCAGAAATCCAAGCAGAGATAGAATCAGAAAGCACATCAGAGGTTGCCAAACGATTTCTGATCAACACCTTGAGGGAACAAGTGGCGAAACATGATCGGCTTGTCTTTTTTGAAGATGGAAAGGTGATGGATGTGAAGGAACAAGGACATCACTATCTCCTCTTTTCGCCAGGAGGTAAATATGTCGGTTTTGGGGGCGGAACGAAGGGAATGACGGAAGAGGAACTTGGCCGAGTAGGTTATGTCGGTGAGTGGGGCCCAATAACACAGTTCATCTTGATGACAGTGCAAGGTGAATTTCTCTGGAAAAAGGTTCGCGTCTTTGCACCGATTAGGATTTTGGAAAATGGCGAGGTTGCAGTTTCTCACAGAACAGTTGGCGGTGACAGAGGGCTTATACTGTACAGTCTTACTGGTGATACTCTCTTCGATCTCCCCAAACAAGAAGCAACGAAACCCAGTCGTTACGCTGATAACAGTGAAAAACCGATCTATGCACACTTGGACAAAGGATATCTGTGGGTCTTTGCCGTCGGAGGGAAGGTTCTTTTGAAGGGGAAGTTAGAAGGCATAGGAGCCTGGTCTGTTGACCTTTCTGACGATGGTAGATACATCTTTCTCGATGGAAGAAAGGCAGGGGCTCCAAGATTTCCACACACTGAGTGGCTCCTTGACCAGCGTGGTCGGATAATTAGAGAGTTTTCGTTTCGTGCTCCTTCTGTATTGGATTTCTCACCAGATGGAGACTTTCTTGCGATTCTAGACGATGGAAAGCTAAGGCTCATAGAGTGCTCAGCAGGTCAGATACGCAGGGAGATTTCAGCGGAAGAGAAGGGTGATTATTTGGTGAATACTGAGATTTCTGCAAAAGGAAATCTTGTTCTTCTTAGGAATATCCTCATAGAGGACAGAAACTTCGGCGTAATCAGCTGGCGATTAAGGATATTCGACAATGCGGGAAACGTTGTGTGGCAGGAGACATTCCCTTCCAAGGATAGGTGGGGACACGGAGGCACCTTCATGGCAGATGATGGATCCTATTTCTTTGCCAATTCGGATAATTCGCTGTATTGCTATGCAGTTGTTCGACAAAGAATGCAGCACTGA
- a CDS encoding DUF4037 domain-containing protein has translation MQKDIKDYFEQTITPLIAEKYPKLASEMSILIPGSYGLGIADEFSDLDAVIYLDDPLWQTHGGQLQLMLEHCPHSFAKTVGHPEICVHPSWWLLNGHYKEFLENKADLPWEKVSIEDLYELQENLVLRDPHNIFDRLRHATAPERFPDWLWKKLLILGLKKLDDDLVEYQQVVRRHRMLESHTMLARVLEDLLHLGFILNKRYYPWQIHLQWAFGKLPVLASRVLLDLEIVISSPDWDKKLVSIRAIRDIYEEYIRQKKVLTPEILKDLLWAVRAEAWSNPHWYDRVTKCRQKAKEAGYDSSYGWVWSLWGWVEHQGQTKDNDKAVDHGRRNQE, from the coding sequence ATGCAGAAAGACATTAAGGACTACTTTGAACAAACGATAACCCCACTAATTGCTGAGAAGTATCCAAAGTTAGCATCTGAGATGAGTATTCTGATTCCAGGCTCTTATGGATTAGGTATTGCTGACGAATTTTCAGACCTAGATGCTGTTATCTATTTGGATGATCCACTATGGCAGACCCATGGTGGGCAGCTACAGCTGATGCTGGAGCATTGTCCCCATAGTTTTGCTAAGACAGTTGGCCACCCCGAGATTTGTGTGCACCCATCCTGGTGGCTTCTGAATGGACATTATAAAGAGTTCTTGGAGAATAAAGCAGATTTACCTTGGGAAAAGGTAAGCATTGAGGACCTCTACGAGCTCCAAGAAAACCTAGTTCTTCGCGACCCGCATAATATCTTTGATAGACTTAGGCATGCGACTGCACCTGAGCGATTCCCTGACTGGCTTTGGAAAAAGCTGTTGATATTGGGATTGAAGAAGCTTGATGACGATCTCGTGGAATACCAGCAAGTAGTAAGAAGACACAGAATGCTTGAATCTCACACTATGCTCGCCCGCGTTTTGGAGGATCTGTTACATCTCGGATTCATCCTAAATAAGAGGTATTATCCTTGGCAAATACACCTGCAGTGGGCCTTTGGAAAATTGCCTGTGCTGGCATCTAGGGTGCTGCTTGATCTTGAGATAGTTATATCTTCCCCGGACTGGGATAAGAAATTAGTCTCAATCAGAGCTATTAGAGACATCTATGAAGAGTACATAAGGCAGAAGAAGGTCCTTACGCCAGAAATACTCAAAGATCTTCTTTGGGCTGTTCGCGCCGAGGCGTGGTCCAATCCACACTGGTATGACCGTGTAACTAAATGTCGACAGAAAGCGAAAGAAGCGGGATATGATTCGAGTTATGGATGGGTCTGGAGCTTGTGGGGTTGGGTAGAACATCAAGGACAGACTAAGGATAATGATAAGGCCGTCGATCACGGAAGAAGAAACCAAGAGTAG
- a CDS encoding class I SAM-dependent methyltransferase — translation MDHQEVGRYWDRNADAWTKLARAGYDLYRDYLNTPAFFEILPDVNGLVGLDIGCGEGHNTRLLAKRGASVTAIDISKVFVGHAKQCEEQEPLGIEYRVASAVELPFADLGFDFATGFMSFMDIPETDRVLAEAHRVLKPSGFLQFSICHPCYDTPHRRNLRDEQGLTYAIEVGDYFRNLNGEISEWLFAAAPPEAKAGLSNFKTPRFTRTLSQWLNLLIGTGFLLEQIEEPRPTDETVRACPYVQDAQVAAYYLHIRARKPST, via the coding sequence ATGGACCATCAGGAAGTCGGACGGTACTGGGACAGGAATGCTGACGCATGGACAAAACTCGCGAGAGCCGGGTACGACCTTTACCGCGACTACCTCAACACACCGGCCTTCTTCGAAATATTGCCGGATGTGAACGGCCTCGTGGGGTTAGACATCGGTTGTGGAGAAGGTCATAACACCAGATTGCTCGCGAAACGTGGAGCGAGTGTCACCGCGATAGATATTTCAAAGGTTTTTGTTGGACACGCCAAACAATGCGAGGAACAAGAGCCTTTGGGCATAGAGTACCGTGTCGCCAGTGCCGTGGAACTGCCGTTTGCCGATTTGGGCTTTGACTTCGCAACGGGTTTCATGAGTTTCATGGACATCCCCGAAACGGATCGCGTCTTGGCGGAGGCCCATCGTGTCCTGAAGCCGAGCGGTTTCCTGCAGTTTTCTATCTGCCATCCGTGCTATGACACACCGCATCGTCGGAATCTGCGTGATGAACAAGGCCTTACGTACGCGATTGAGGTTGGTGATTACTTCCGCAACCTGAATGGGGAGATCTCAGAGTGGCTCTTCGCCGCCGCGCCGCCAGAAGCCAAGGCTGGGTTATCCAACTTCAAGACTCCACGGTTCACGCGCACGCTCAGCCAGTGGCTCAATCTATTGATTGGAACGGGGTTTTTGCTGGAACAGATTGAAGAGCCACGACCCACTGATGAAACTGTCCGTGCCTGCCCCTACGTACAGGATGCCCAGGTTGCAGCCTATTACCTGCACATCCGTGCGAGGAAGCCAAGCACATGA